A DNA window from Camelina sativa cultivar DH55 chromosome 13, Cs, whole genome shotgun sequence contains the following coding sequences:
- the LOC104734983 gene encoding protein BOLA2 has protein sequence MVTKEQVEASLTSKLKPIHLEVIDISGGCGASFEIEVVSEQFEGKRLLERHRLVNAALEEEMKEIHALSIKKAQTPQQWKPSQDSATPSKDA, from the exons atggtgacCAAGGAGCAAGTCGAAGCTTCATTGACTTCGAAGCTTAAACCTATTCATCTC GAAGTCATTGACATATCTGGAGG ATGTGGTGCGAGTTTTGAGATAGAGGTGGTCTCTGAACAGTTTGAAGGGAAGAGATTGCTGGAGAGGCACCGTTTGGTGAATGCTGCacttgaagaagaaatgaagGAGATTCATGCGCTCTCTATCAAGAAAGCTCAGACTCCTCAACAATGGAAGCCATCACAAGACTCTGCAACTCCATCCAAAGATGCCTGA
- the LOC104734982 gene encoding uncharacterized protein LOC104734982, with protein MKLRSLPSKSLLFRLSSSSSTTHSPRRAIAFLVTNLHSSPYSTASGSNSGSGSSHSTSRRPQHDEESRSVRVPVWWDFQDCPLPVGANVYKVAQSITAAIRNSGIKGPITITAFGDVLQLPRSSQDALSATGISLTHVPNGGKNRTDRSLITDLMCWVSQNPPPAHLLLISSDKEFASVLHRLRMSNYNILLASKSSAPGVLCSAASIMWDWDALIKGECVTGKHFNHPPDGPYNSWYGHYRIPLLDPFAIATTTEQSSSVKIEEVSESCTNSNSVNLRPIPKEVVDKIRMVLILCPKGTPITELRAELTKSNVAIDKDFYGHKKFSRFLLSMPDVVKVTAASDGLVIVRAVAKKTPPTLLDSSPGLATAVDQNIKEKETANASSPRLVSSVDLAAEKRRDDSLGKKLESGTENGKHVKEKAPESFHEPILVSTKDVKSNDKPVETNQVALIVGSESSMEDGFFQKLKRLWYGSSEMKSEHLLEDKSVSGSGNKDKGDKDLKSSSQGTDSMSESSHPFVAESVEEVKLGTNEVGSKDKDASPGFFGRLFKSFKFWGESPVSSKDFTGNQELVTAESQVHDMFAKESFWSDVESFINSPRGFAIVSHSRTREVMAKNLQEEGPSCLRQLDESSMLHLVTLLISHKKLIEEDPSSSLPFRIIKGSTPGHRHASNGLSSIFSDSSKSQWQKQDGVKRGKNVAHAEVSVGSMDQKQLERYKSNAVADCQKLLKKITVEKPEGYNLIRFRKDFLEEYGYHLAVDKLGHESLQSLIQVMPGVRITSGYILPSAPSPNAKSKEDHSDFLFEELGPVSEATTNHLTSKKLPVYEPSLSDDEEDSGPERDNQEKKKQEMMNREGKESSLLQILDSYYTNKDEEFKEKSEERKLVSSSRKQKPPKTYSFVKDSEV; from the exons ATGAAATTGAGATCTCTACCATCCAAATCTCTTCTCTTTCGCCTCTCGTCTTCCTCCTCCACAACCCATTCTCCCCGTCGAGCGATAGCTTTTCTCGTCACTAACCTTCATTCCTCTCCATACTCCACCGCCTCCGGCTCCAACTCCGGATCCGGATCCAGCCATTCTACTTCAAGACGTCCTCAGCACGACGAAGAGTCTCGATCCGTTAGGGTTCCGGTCTGGTGGGACTTCCAAGACTGTCCTTTGCCGGTAGGAGCCAATGTCTACAAAGTAGCACAATCCATCACAGCGGCTATCAGAAACAGCGGAATCAAAGGTCCTATCACCATCACTGCCTTCGGTGACGTCTTACAACTCCCCAGGTCAAGCCAAGACGCTCTCTCCGCTACTGGGATCAGTCTCACTCATGTTCCTAACGGTGGTAAGAACCGTACTGACAGATCTCTGATTACTGATCTCATGTGTTGGGTTTCTCAGAACCCACCACCAGCTCATCTCTTGCTTATCTCTAGCGACAAGGAGTTCGCGAGTGTGTTGCATAGATTGAGGATGAGCAATTACAACATTTTGCTTGCGAGTAAGTCATCTGCTCCTGGTGTTTTGTGTAGTGCTGCTTCGATTATGTGGGATTGGGATGCGTTGATTAAAGGAGAGTGTGTTACTGGTAAGCATTTCAATCACCCTCCCGATGGTCCTTATAACTCTTGGTATGGTCACTATAGGATTCCTCTTCTTGACCCTTTTGCTATTGCTACCACCACTGAGCAGTCGTCTAGTGTGAAAATTGAAGAAGTATCCGAGTCTTGTACTAATTCGAATTCTGTTAATCTTCGTCCCATTCCGAAAGAAGTTGTTGACAAGATTCGTATGGTATTGATTTTATGTCCCAAGGGGACACCTATTACAGAACTAAGAGCTGAGCTGACTAAGAGCAACGTGGCTATTGATAAAGATTTCTATGGACACAAGAAATTTTCTAGGTTTCTACTATCTATGCCAGATGTCGTTAAGGTTACTGCAGCAAGTGACGGCTTGGTTATTGTTCGTGCTGTCGCCAAGAAGACTCCTCCTACACTACTTGATTCTAGTCCTGGCTTGGCTACTGCCGTTGATCAGAATATTAAAGAGAAGGAAACTGCTAATGCTTCGTCGCCAAGACTAGTTAGCAGTGTAGATCTTGCTGctgaaaaaagaagagatgactCACTTGGAAAGAAGCTTGAAAGCGGAACGGAGAATGGTAAGCATGTCAAAGAGAAAGCACCAGAGAGTTTCCACGAGCCCATTCTGGTGAGCACGAAAGACGTAAAGTCAAATGACAAACCCGTGGAGACGAATCAAGTCGCTCTTATTGTGGGGAGTGAATCTTCCATGGAAGACGGCTTTTTTCAGAAGCTAAAAAGACTATGGTATGGTTCATCTGAGATGAAATCAGAGCATCTCCTAGAAGATAAAAGTGTTTCTGGAAGTGGAAACAAAGACAAAGGGGATAAGGACTTAAAGTCATCAAGTCAGGGAACTGATTCCATGTCTGAAAGCTCACATCCTTTCGTTGCTGAGTCCGTGGAGGAGGTAAAACTAGGAACTAATGAAGTAGGCAGTAAAGATAAAGATGCAAGTCCAGGCTTTTTTGGTCGCCTTTTCAAGAGTTTCAAGTTTTGGGGAGAGAGCCCGGTGTCTAGCAAAGATTTTACTGGGAATCAGGAGCTGGTCACTGCTGAGTCTCAAGTACACGACATGTTTGCGAAAGAGTCTTTTTGGAGTGATGTCGAATCTTTCATTAATTCTCCAAGAGGCTTTGCTATAGTATCTCACTCAAGGACAAG GGAGGTGATGGCTAAAAATCTGCAGGAGGAAGGGCCTTCGTGTCTCAGACAGCTTGATGAATCAAGCATGCTTCATCTAGTTACCTTATTAATATCACATAAGAAATTGATTGAGGAAGACCCCTCTTCTTCTCTACCATTCAGAATCATCAAAGGATCTACCCCTGGCCACCGTCATGCTTCGAACGGTTTGAGCTCAATATTCTCGGATAGTTCAAAATCGCAGTGGCAGAAACAAGATGGTGTGAAAAGAGGTAAGAACGTTGCTCATGCTGAAGTTTCTGTTGGTTCTATGGACCAAAAGCAGCTGGAAAGATACAAAAGTAATGCAGTTGCGGATTGTCAGAAGCTGTTAAAGAAGATAACAGTGGAAAAGCCTGAAGGGTATAACCTGATTCGTTTCAGGAAAGACTTCTTAGAGGAATACGGGTACCATTTAGCTGTTGACAAGCTCGGTCACGAAAGCCTACAGTCTTTGATTCAAGTAATGCCTGGAGTGAGAATAACATCTGGGTACATTCTTCCTTCAGCTCCTTCACCAAATGCCAAGTCAAAAGAAGATCATTCGGACTTTTTATTCGAAGAACTCGGTCCAGTTTCTGAAgcaacaaccaaccacctgaCGAGCAAAAAGCTTCCAGTGTATGAACCATCTCTctcagatgatgaagaagactctGGTCCAGAGAGAGATAaccaggagaagaagaaacaagagatgATGAATAGAGAAGGTAAAGAGAGCTCGTTATTGCAAATCCTGGATTCTTATTACACAAACAAAGATGAGGAATTTAAGGAGAAATCAGAGGAGAGAAAGCTTGTAAGCAGCAGTAGAAAGCAAAAGCCTCCAAAGAcatattcttttgttaaagATTCAGAAGTCTAG
- the LOC104734984 gene encoding probable mediator of RNA polymerase II transcription subunit 26c: MDLDDFRSVMDNAGVDVWTFIDTAILVASLDYGQELKRRRDNIVERLYATSMANKCRNCDFGGGGSVAEAAVGRVNGRIHEETEEEEEEEEEGAVAAAAEEEVREKSVNGEDDDDFDPFAGLFDDEQKSILDIKERLEDPDLSEDSLVELLQNLEDMDITFQALQETDIGRHVNRVRKHPSNNVRRLAKQLVKKWKETVDEWVKFNQPGDLEPPSLIADEDSPVQKALHNSNRQQVPDFGYSPVPQNGSSGSSRNSNITEPERKPRPVAAAAAAPPPRRESPSPAKPSRPSPSQQNMQRDKEHKEVDFDTARKRLQQNYRHAENAKKQRTIQVMDIHEIPKPKKGGFFPRKGGSSQGGGGRHW, from the exons ATGGATTTGGATGATTTCCGATCGGTTATGGATAACGCAGGTGTTGATGTTTGGACATTTATAGATACGGCGATTCTCGTTGCGTCTCTTGACTACGGTCAAGAGTTGAAGCGACGGAGAGATAACATCGTCGAGCGTCTCTACGCGACTTCCATGGCCAATAAGTGTAGAAACTGCGATTTCGGTGGCGGCGGAAGCGTTGCAGAAGCGGCGGTTGGTAGGGTTAATGGGAGGATTCATGAGGagacggaggaggaagaagaagaagaagaagaaggagcagtagcagcagcagcagaggaAGAAGTAAGAGAGAAATCTGTTAATggtgaagacgatgatgattttGATCCGTTTGCTGGTTTGTTTGATGATGAGCAGAAGAGTATTCTTGATATCAAGGAGAGACTTGAAGATCCTGATCTG TCTGAAGATTCTTTGGTTGAGCTGCTTCAGAACCTGGAAGACATGGACATAACATTCCAAGCTCTTCAG GAAACTGATATTGGGAGGCATGTGAATCGAGTTCGGAAGCATCCATCGAACAATGTTCGGAGATTAGCTAAACAGCTTGTCAA AAAATGGAAGGAAACTGTAGATGAATGGGTCAAATTTAACCAGCCTGGTGATCTTGAACCCCCGAGTTTGATAG CCGATGAGGACTCACCCGTGCAGAAAGCTCTCCATAACAGTAATCGCCAACAG GTGCCTGATTTCGGATATTCACCAGTTCCTCAGA ATGGATCTTCGGGTTCGAGCAGGAACAGTAACATTACCGAGCCAGAGAGAAAACCAAGacctgttgctgctgctgctgctgctcctcCACCTAGGAGAGAATCTCCTTCTCCAGCTAAACCTTCTCGCCCATCTCCTTCTCAACAAAACATGCAG AGGGACAAAGAGCATAAAGAAGTTGATTTCGACACAGCACGGAAAAGGCTACAACAAAACTACAGACACGCCGAGaatg CTAAAAAGCAAAGGACTATACAGGTGATGGACATTCATGAGATCCCAAAACCTAAGAAAGGTGGATTTTTTCCAAGAAAAGGCGGCAGTTCTCAAGGTGGTGGTGGTAGACACTggtag
- the LOC104737911 gene encoding SNW/SKI-interacting protein-like → MTTSLLQVLLPPVKSTATAFYDHSNDPWFKYRSMESEAKKFSGVIVKPVPAYMNRQGFRPDQGFGDGGAFPEIHVSQYPLGMGKNRSNKTLPVTLDAQGNVVFDAVVRQQSEITKKIVYSRPYDVIPKILKNEGDLVDDEELKKQIHETTEETKAAIEKIVNARLRTSQPSNVPKASSDSAYIKYKPSQQSAAFNSGARERIVRMVDMPVDPLDLPKFKHKRVPKASGSPPVPVLHSPPRPVTVKDKQDWNIPPCISNWKNQKGYTIPLEKRLAADGRGLEDAQVNDDFAKLTEALYVAEQKAREAVSVRLKVQKEMVMKEKERKEQELRDLTQKARRERAEAAVTISSESVERPGGDCETERKQRDKIREERRKERERERRLETAGKKSKITRDSERDITEKVALGMATVGGRGGEVMYDQRLFNQDKGMDSGFAIDDQYNVYDKTLFTVKPTLSTLYKPKKDMDDEMYHEQLQKPMNTDKFKPDKSFTGAGKRERPLEFNKEAEEDPFGLAQWACNVKKGKKHLGSGSGTMRASGGGCSSSEDYYGGSARTKINFERLPRQ, encoded by the coding sequence ATGACGACGTCTCTTCTTCAAGTCCTTTTACCTCCGGTGAAATCAACCGCTACGGCGTTTTACGATCATTCAAACGATCCGTGGTTCAAGTACCGTTCCATGGAATCTGAGGCGAAAAAATTTTCTGGTGTCATCGTAAAACCAGTACCTGCTTACATGAATCGGCAAGGTTTTCGTCCCGATCAGGGTTTTGGAGATGGTGGTGCATTCCCTGAGATTCATGTCTCTCAGTACCCTCTTGGCATGGGTAAGAATAGATCCAACAAGACTCTGCCTGTTACCCTGGATGCGCAGGGAAACGTGGTCTTCGACGCGGTTGTGAGGCAGCAGAGTGAGATTACTAAAAAGATTGTTTACTCTCGACCTTACGATGTTATTCCCAAGATTCTGAAAAACGAGGGAGACTTAGTTGATGATGAGGAACTAAAGAAGCAGATACATGAGACTactgaagaaacaaaagctgCCATTGAGAAGATTGTGAATGCGAGACTGAGAACATCACAACCTAGTAATGTACCCAAGGCATCGAGTGACTCAGCGTACATCAAGTATAAGCCATCCCAACAATCTGCAGCGTTCAATTCCGGTGCTAGAGAGAGGATCGTAAGGATGGTGGATATGCCTGTAGATCCCCTTGATTTACCAAAGTTCAAGCACAAGCGAGTTCCCAAAGCTTCTGGTTCTCCGCCTGTTCCAGTCCTGCATTCACCGCCGAGGCCTGTTACTGTCAAGGACAAACAAGACTGGAACATCCCTCCTTGTATCTCCAATTGGAAAAACCAGAAAGGTTATACAATCCCCCTTGAAAAACGCCTTGCCGCTGATGGAAGGGGCCTGGAAGATGCTCAGGTCAATGATGACTTTGCCAAGTTGACAGAGGCGCTCTATGTAGCTGAGCAGAAAGCTAGGGAGGCTGTTTCAGTAAGGTTAAAGGTTCAGAAGGAGATggtgatgaaggagaaggaaagaaaagagCAGGAGCTGAGGGATCTTACCCAAAAGGCTCGGCGCGAGAGGGCTGAGGCTGCAGTAACAATATCTAGCGAGAGTGTTGAACGACCAGGAGGCGATTGTGAGACGGAAAGAAAACAGAGGGATAAGATTCGAGAAGAGCGTCGtaaggaaagagagagggagagaaggtTGGAAACCGCGGGTAAGAAGAGCAAGATCACAAGGGACAGTGAGCGTGATATCACTGAGAAGGTTGCGCTTGGAATGGCAACTGTTGGAGGCAGAGGTGGTGAAGTCATGTACGATCAACGGCTGTTTAACCAAGACAAGGGCATGGACTCAGGTTTTGCCATTGATGACCAATACAACGTATATGACAAAACATTATTCACGGTGAAGCCCACTCTCTCAACGCTGTACAAGCCAAAGAAGGATATGGATGATGAAATGTATCACGAGCAGCTCCAGAAGCCCATGAACACTGACAAGTTCAAACCAGACAAATCATTCACCGGTGCGGGGAAGAGAGAACGACCTCTTGAGTTTAACAAGGAAGCTGAGGAAGATCCTTTCGGTCTTGCACAGTGGGCGTGTAATGTGAAGAAAGGTAAGAAACATTTAGGGTCTGGATCAGGAACTATGAGAGCAAGTGGTGGTGGATGTAGCTCTTCGGAGGATTACTATGGTGGTTCTGCTCGGACCAAGATCAATTTCGAACGTTTGCCTAGGCAGTAA
- the LOC104734985 gene encoding THO complex subunit 1-like isoform X2: MDEFRDAILQRAPIESFALKTVQEFIQPQKQTKLAQDENQMLENMLRSLLQELVAAAAQSGDDQIMQYGQLIDDDQNIHGQIPHLLDVVLYLCEKEHVEGGMIFQLLEDLTEMSTMKNCKDVFGYIERKQDILGKQELFARGKLVMLRTCNQLLRRLSKANDVVFCGRILMFLAHFFPLSERSAVNIKGVFNTSNETKYEKDPPNGISVDFNFYKTFWSLQEYFCNPASLTSASTKWQKFSSSLAVVLNTFDAQPLSEEEGEANSLEEDAATFNIKYLTSSKLMGLELKDSSFRRHILLQCLILFDYLRAPGKNDKDLPSETMEELKSCEDRVKKLLEITPPKGKEFLRAVEHILEREKNWVWWKRDGCPPLEKQPIEKKSPNAGQKKRRQRWRMGNKELSQLWRWADQNPNALTDSQRVRTPAIADYWKPLAEDMDPSAGIEDEYHHKNNRVYCWKGLRFAARQDLEGFSRFTDFGIEGVVPVELLPPEVRSKYQAKPNEKAKRAKKEETKGGSQEAEGNQIGVSNSEAEAEAEGGRGEAEAMESDAIADTPTPEEQQRLGGSDTDNGQEAGQIEDAETEEAGLMDADLDHPPMPVS; the protein is encoded by the exons ATG GATGAATTTAGAGATGCTATATTGCAGCGAGCTCCAATTGAAAGCTTTGCCCTCAAGACTGTTCAAGAGTTTATACAACCTCAG aaacaaacaaagttgGCTCAAGATGAAAACCAGATGCTTGAAAACATGCTCCGGTCATTACTACAGGAGCTAGTG GCTGCTGCTGCGCAATCAGGAGATGATCAGATTATGCAGTATGGTCAgttgattgatgatgatcaaaATATACATGGCCAGATTCCTCATCTTCTAG ATGTGGTGCTTTATCTTTGTGAGAAAGAGCATGTTGAAGGTGGCATGATATTCCAGCTGTTGGAGGATTTGACGGAAATGTCTACTATGAAAAACTGTAAAGATGTTTTCGGCTATATTGAAAGGAAACAAGATATATTGGGCAAG CAAGAGCTTTTTGCGCGCGGAAAACTTGTAATGTTGAGGACTTGTAACCAACTTCTCCGGCGACTCTCAAAG GCCAATGACGTGGTATTCTGTGGAAGAATCCTCATGTTCTTGGCTCACTTTTTTCCTTTATCTGAGCGATCAG CCGTGAACATTAAAGGCGTTTTTAATACATCTAACGAAACCAAATATGAAAAAGATCCTCCAAATg GCATTTCTGTAGATTTCAACTTCTATAAGACATTTTGGAGTTTACAG GAGTATTTCTGTAATCCCGCTTCTCTTACTTCTGCATCTACCAAGTGGCAGAAATTTTCATCTAGTTTGGCG GTTGTATTAAACACCTTTGACGCACAACCACTAAgcgaagaagagggagaggctAATAGTTTGGAGGAAGATGCAGCAACTTTTAATATAAAGTACTTAACTAGTAGTAAATTAATGGGTTTAGAG TTAAAGGATTCGAGTTTCCGACGACATATTCTTCTCCAGTGCCTCATACTGTTTGATTATCTGAGG GCACCAGGGAAGAACGACAAAGATCTGCCATCTGAAACCATG GAAGAGCTTAAGTCATGTGAGGATCGCGTAAAGAAATTGCTTGAGATCACTCCGCCTAAAGGAAAAGAATTCCTCCGTGCAGTTGAGCATATATTGGAGCGCGAAAAGAATTGG GTCTGGTGGAAACGTGATGGATGCCCACCACTTGAAAAGCAACCGATAGAAAAGAAATCACCGAATGCAGGGCAAAAGAAACG GAGGCAAAGATGGAGAATGGGGAATAAAGAACTCTCCCAACTTTGGAGATGGGCAGATCAAAATCCG AATGCTTTGACTGATTCTCAACGTGTCCGAACCCCTGCCATTGCAGACTACTGGAAACCATTAGCAGAAGAT ATGGACCCGTCAGCTGGCATCGAAGATGAGTACCATCATAAAAACAACAGA GTTTACTGCTGGAAAGGTCTTAGGTTTGCAGCTCGGCAAGACCTGGAAGGATTTTCGAGG TTTACTGATTTTGGAATCGAAGGAGTTGTCCCTGTTGAACTATTGCCACCTGAGGTCCGCTCCAAATATCAAGCTAAACCGAACGAAAAGGCGAAACGagcgaagaaagaagaaaccaaaggtGGATCTCAGGAAGCAGAGGGAAACCAGATTGGTGTTTCTAATAgtgaagctgaagctgaagctgaaggAGGAAGAGGCGAAGCAGAGGCGATGGAAAGTGATGCTATTGCAGACACACCTACACCTGAGGAACAACAAAGACTCGGTGGTTCTGACACAGACAACGGTCAAGAGGCCGGTCAAATCGAAGACGCAGAGACAGAAGAAGCTGGTTTGATGGACGCTGATCTTGATCATCCTCCTATGCCTGTCTCGTGA
- the LOC104734985 gene encoding THO complex subunit 1-like isoform X1 encodes MISKYRYDYNSGCILIPALWFFSKDEFRDAILQRAPIESFALKTVQEFIQPQKQTKLAQDENQMLENMLRSLLQELVAAAAQSGDDQIMQYGQLIDDDQNIHGQIPHLLDVVLYLCEKEHVEGGMIFQLLEDLTEMSTMKNCKDVFGYIERKQDILGKQELFARGKLVMLRTCNQLLRRLSKANDVVFCGRILMFLAHFFPLSERSAVNIKGVFNTSNETKYEKDPPNGISVDFNFYKTFWSLQEYFCNPASLTSASTKWQKFSSSLAVVLNTFDAQPLSEEEGEANSLEEDAATFNIKYLTSSKLMGLELKDSSFRRHILLQCLILFDYLRAPGKNDKDLPSETMEELKSCEDRVKKLLEITPPKGKEFLRAVEHILEREKNWVWWKRDGCPPLEKQPIEKKSPNAGQKKRRQRWRMGNKELSQLWRWADQNPNALTDSQRVRTPAIADYWKPLAEDMDPSAGIEDEYHHKNNRVYCWKGLRFAARQDLEGFSRFTDFGIEGVVPVELLPPEVRSKYQAKPNEKAKRAKKEETKGGSQEAEGNQIGVSNSEAEAEAEGGRGEAEAMESDAIADTPTPEEQQRLGGSDTDNGQEAGQIEDAETEEAGLMDADLDHPPMPVS; translated from the exons ATG ATTTCGAAATACAGATATGATTATAATAGTGGTTGTATCCTTATACCTGCTTTGTGGTTCTTCTCCAAGGATGAATTTAGAGATGCTATATTGCAGCGAGCTCCAATTGAAAGCTTTGCCCTCAAGACTGTTCAAGAGTTTATACAACCTCAG aaacaaacaaagttgGCTCAAGATGAAAACCAGATGCTTGAAAACATGCTCCGGTCATTACTACAGGAGCTAGTG GCTGCTGCTGCGCAATCAGGAGATGATCAGATTATGCAGTATGGTCAgttgattgatgatgatcaaaATATACATGGCCAGATTCCTCATCTTCTAG ATGTGGTGCTTTATCTTTGTGAGAAAGAGCATGTTGAAGGTGGCATGATATTCCAGCTGTTGGAGGATTTGACGGAAATGTCTACTATGAAAAACTGTAAAGATGTTTTCGGCTATATTGAAAGGAAACAAGATATATTGGGCAAG CAAGAGCTTTTTGCGCGCGGAAAACTTGTAATGTTGAGGACTTGTAACCAACTTCTCCGGCGACTCTCAAAG GCCAATGACGTGGTATTCTGTGGAAGAATCCTCATGTTCTTGGCTCACTTTTTTCCTTTATCTGAGCGATCAG CCGTGAACATTAAAGGCGTTTTTAATACATCTAACGAAACCAAATATGAAAAAGATCCTCCAAATg GCATTTCTGTAGATTTCAACTTCTATAAGACATTTTGGAGTTTACAG GAGTATTTCTGTAATCCCGCTTCTCTTACTTCTGCATCTACCAAGTGGCAGAAATTTTCATCTAGTTTGGCG GTTGTATTAAACACCTTTGACGCACAACCACTAAgcgaagaagagggagaggctAATAGTTTGGAGGAAGATGCAGCAACTTTTAATATAAAGTACTTAACTAGTAGTAAATTAATGGGTTTAGAG TTAAAGGATTCGAGTTTCCGACGACATATTCTTCTCCAGTGCCTCATACTGTTTGATTATCTGAGG GCACCAGGGAAGAACGACAAAGATCTGCCATCTGAAACCATG GAAGAGCTTAAGTCATGTGAGGATCGCGTAAAGAAATTGCTTGAGATCACTCCGCCTAAAGGAAAAGAATTCCTCCGTGCAGTTGAGCATATATTGGAGCGCGAAAAGAATTGG GTCTGGTGGAAACGTGATGGATGCCCACCACTTGAAAAGCAACCGATAGAAAAGAAATCACCGAATGCAGGGCAAAAGAAACG GAGGCAAAGATGGAGAATGGGGAATAAAGAACTCTCCCAACTTTGGAGATGGGCAGATCAAAATCCG AATGCTTTGACTGATTCTCAACGTGTCCGAACCCCTGCCATTGCAGACTACTGGAAACCATTAGCAGAAGAT ATGGACCCGTCAGCTGGCATCGAAGATGAGTACCATCATAAAAACAACAGA GTTTACTGCTGGAAAGGTCTTAGGTTTGCAGCTCGGCAAGACCTGGAAGGATTTTCGAGG TTTACTGATTTTGGAATCGAAGGAGTTGTCCCTGTTGAACTATTGCCACCTGAGGTCCGCTCCAAATATCAAGCTAAACCGAACGAAAAGGCGAAACGagcgaagaaagaagaaaccaaaggtGGATCTCAGGAAGCAGAGGGAAACCAGATTGGTGTTTCTAATAgtgaagctgaagctgaagctgaaggAGGAAGAGGCGAAGCAGAGGCGATGGAAAGTGATGCTATTGCAGACACACCTACACCTGAGGAACAACAAAGACTCGGTGGTTCTGACACAGACAACGGTCAAGAGGCCGGTCAAATCGAAGACGCAGAGACAGAAGAAGCTGGTTTGATGGACGCTGATCTTGATCATCCTCCTATGCCTGTCTCGTGA